The following coding sequences lie in one Sesamum indicum cultivar Zhongzhi No. 13 linkage group LG9, S_indicum_v1.0, whole genome shotgun sequence genomic window:
- the LOC105171034 gene encoding germin-like protein 9-3 has product MAFAKKTLFLLLTSLAITHITLAGDPDILTDFVLPPNSPPVDGNFFTFTGFRYLVSAPIPPKFTAVKATTEQFPALIGQSVSYAVLIYPGGSVNPVHTHPRSAELLFLTQGTLEVGFVDTKNTLYTQTLQPGDVFVFPKGLVHFQYNADTKNPAVAISGFGSANAGTVSLPNSLFNSSIDDSVLALSFKTDVATIQKLKAGLKG; this is encoded by the coding sequence ATGGCTTTTGCCAAGAAAACACTCTTCCTACTGCTAACTTCTCTTGCCATAACTCACATAACCCTAGCCGGCGACCCTGACATCCTCACCGACTTTGTTCTCCCACCGAACTCACCACCCGTCGACGGCAACTTCTTCACCTTCACCGGCTTCCGCTACCTAGTCTCCGCTCCAATCCCGCCGAAGTTTACGGCCGTCAAGGCAACAACGGAACAGTTCCCAGCCCTCATAGGCCAGAGCGTTTCCTATGCAGTCCTCATATACCCTGGCGGGTCAGTGAACCCGGTCCACACCCACCCCCGGTCCGCCGAGCTCCTGTTTCTGACACAGGGCACGTTGGAGGTGGGATTCGTGGACACCAAAAACACGCTTTACACACAGACGCTCCAACCAGGCGACGTATTTGTGTTCCCGAAAGGGTTGGTGCACTTTCAGTACAATGCTGACACCAAGAATCCGGCTGTGGCGATTTCGGGGTTTGGAAGTGCTAATGCAGGAACTGTATCGTTGCCCAACAGTTTGTTCAACTCCAGCATTGATGATAGTGTCTTGGCTTTGTCTTTCAAGACTGATGTTGCTACTATTCAGAAGCTGAAGGCTGGGCTTAAGGGGTAG
- the LOC105171037 gene encoding N-carbamoylputrescine amidase: protein MEKSRVVTVSALQFACTDDVSTNVATAERLVRAAHQKGANIILIQELFEGYYFCQAQREDYFQRAKPRKEHPTILRMQNLAKELGVVIPVSFFEEANNAHYNSIVVIDADGTDLGLYRKSHIPDGPGYQEKFYFNPGDTGFKVFQTKFAKIGVGICWDQWFPEAARAMVLQGAEILFYPTAIGTEPQDEGLDSRDHWKRVMQGHAGANVVPLVASNRIGKEIIQTEHGKSEITFYGNSFIAGPTGELIADADDKEEAVLIAQFDLDKIKAKRNSWGVFRDRRPDLYKVLLTLDGSNLFV from the exons ATGGAGAAAAGCAGAGTCGTCACCGTCTCCGCTCTGCAATTCGCCTGCACCGATGATGTCTCCACCAACGTCGCCACCGCCGAGAG ATTGGTTAGAGCAGCTCATCAGAAGGGGGCAAATATCATTCTTATCCAG GAGTTATTCGAGGGTTATTACTTTTGTCAAGCACAAAGGGAAGATTACTTTCAGCGAGCTAAACCTCGTAAGGAGCACCCGACGATATTGAG GATGCAGAATCTGGCAAAAGAATTGGGAGTAGTAATACCAGTTAGCTTCTTTGAGGAGGCAAACAATGCGCATTATAATTCAATTGTTGTAATTGATGCTGATGGGACAGATCTTGGACTTTACAGGAAGTCCCACATCCCGGATGGGCCAG GTTACCAGGAGAAGTTTTACTTCAATCCAGGCGACACTGGTTTTAAG GTATTCCAAACTAAATTCGCTAAGATCGGAGTAG GAATTTGTTGGGATCAGTGGTTTCCTGAGGCGGCTCGAGCCATGGTACTTCAAGGTGCAGAAATATTGTTCTATCCCACCGCTATTGGTACTGAACCTCAAGATGAGGGCCTAGATTCTCGGGATCACTGGAAGCGAGTGATGCAAGGCCATGCTGGGGCCAATGTG GTACCTTTAGTTGCTTCAAATCGCATCGGTAAGGAGATAATCCAGACAGAACATGGCAAAAGTGAGATTACATTCTATGGGAATTCATTTATAGCAG GACCCACCGGAGAATTGATTGCTGATGCTGATGATAAAGAGGAAGCTGTTCTTATCGCACAAtttgatttggataaaatcaAAGCCAAGAGAAATAGTTGGGGGGTGTTTCGCGACCGACGCCCAGATTTATACAAGGTGCTTTTGACATTAGATGGCAGTAATCTTTTTGTTTGA
- the LOC105171035 gene encoding uncharacterized protein LOC105171035: MGKERKFSWGSALVGAAAATATALVISSKPRDPTFHLISIDLTSFKLNFPVLDAEMILTVHVTNPNVVPIHYSNTDMSIFYAGSLLGSAPVQAGSQPPRSCQLLRLPARLNGLPLAHHAEKGPRGRREMVLDSTVDIRGAAKVLWWDHKFKVHVDSHVIVDPVFLDVIDQENKSKLEIFVQ; this comes from the coding sequence ATGGGCAAGGAGCGGAAGTTCAGCTGGGGCTCCGCCCTGGTGGGGGCGGCGGCCGCCACCGCCACGGCGCTGGTCATCTCGTCGAAGCCGCGGGACCCCACCTTCCACCTCATCTCCATCGACCTCACCTCCTTCAAGCTCAACTTCCCCGTCCTCGACGCCGAGATGATCCTCACCGTCCACGTCACCAACCCCAACGTCGTCCCCATCCACTACTCCAACACCGACATGTCCATCTTCTACGCCGGATCCCTCCTCGGGTCGGCTCCCGTCCAGGCCGGGTCCCAGCCGCCCCGCTCCTGCCAGCTGCTCCGACTCCCGGCTCGGCTCAACGGCCTGCCGCTGGCCCACCACGCGGAGAAGGGCCCGCGTGGGCGGCGGGAGATGGTGCTGGACTCGACGGTGGATATCCGGGGAGCCGCGAAGGTGCTGTGGTGGGACCATAAGTTCAAGGTGCACGTGGACAGTCACGTGATTGTCGATCCTGTTTTTCTTGATGTAATTGATCAGGAAAACAAATCTAAGTTggaaatttttgttcaataa
- the LOC105171036 gene encoding glucan endo-1,3-beta-D-glucosidase, whose protein sequence is MAKPNVFSCLFFLLLSVTICKGDWCIVKFTAPDPALQSFLDSACSRLDCSPVRPGGSCYEPNDLKRHASWVLDLNYRTNHVCQPDIGTIAITDPSYGACHYP, encoded by the exons ATGGCAAAGCCAAATGTGTTCTCATGCTTGTTTTTCTTGCTGCTGTCTGTAACTATTTGCAAG GGAGATTGGTGTATAGTGAAATTTACGGCACCTGATCCCGCACTCCAGAGTTTCCTCGACTCAGCTTGCTCAAGGCTAGATTGTAGCCCAGTAAGACCTGGCGGTTCTTGTTATGAACCGAATGACTTGAAGAGGCACGCTTCGTGGGTGCTCGACCTGAATTACAGGACAAATCATGTGTGCCAACCAGATATCGGCACCATAGCCATTACCGATCCTT CTTATGGGGCATGCCATTACCCGTGA